The Limnochorda sp. LNt genome includes a region encoding these proteins:
- a CDS encoding DUF402 domain-containing protein, whose product MYGPGQIVRLEFFKYPERRRHYWWEARVVEVRRDGAAPERLSAVLLHMPVGFSFHHETKGLALRMDHQAYVAFFTGRWYSGGPDLDASGRVLEYYWNVQTPPTFEPDRIWQYDLELDVRARADHACEVRDVDEFEARRHLYPAAWVEAAWQAVEEIRALMREARWPVLPPSAPHPWMARP is encoded by the coding sequence ATGTACGGCCCAGGGCAGATCGTACGCCTCGAGTTCTTCAAATACCCCGAGCGTCGGCGCCACTATTGGTGGGAGGCGCGAGTCGTGGAGGTGCGCCGCGATGGGGCCGCGCCCGAGCGGCTCTCGGCGGTGCTGCTCCACATGCCCGTTGGCTTCTCGTTTCACCACGAGACCAAGGGACTGGCCCTGCGGATGGACCATCAGGCGTACGTGGCCTTCTTCACCGGTCGCTGGTACTCGGGCGGCCCCGACCTCGACGCCTCCGGACGGGTCCTGGAATATTACTGGAACGTGCAGACGCCGCCCACCTTCGAGCCCGACCGCATCTGGCAGTACGACCTGGAGCTCGACGTGCGGGCCCGCGCCGACCATGCCTGCGAGGTACGGGACGTTGACGAGTTCGAGGCCCGCCGCCACCTCTACCCCGCCGCCTGGGTCGAGGCCGCATGGCAGGCGGTCGAAGAGATCCGGGCCCTCATGCGGGAGGCGCGCTGGCCGGTGTTGCCCCCGTCAGCCCCGCACCCGTGGATGGCGCGTCCCTAG
- a CDS encoding cytochrome c oxidase subunit I: MAVVQRVAHETATHHHEPTSFWRKYVFSLDHKVIGIQYLATSFLLALLGGLLAMGIRLALGWPGQRWPLLGALFPSAFPNGVISQGFYLNLVTMHGTIMIFFVLSTALTGGFGNYLIPLQIGARDMAFPLLNALSYWLFPIALIPLLATYFVPGGGPVSGWTAYAPLSAVPQAAPGSGAGQTLWLISLAILIVAFLFGSLNYITTVLQLRARGMSMMRLPLTVWAMFITAIISLLSFPVLLAAAIMLLFDRHAGTSFFLPAGAVIGGRVIEAGGGDPLLWQHLFWFLGHPEVYILILPAMGMVSDIIANNARKPIFGYPVMVLSVAAIALLSFLVWGHHMFVSGMHPMLGTAFMITTLIIAVPSAIKTFNWLATLWGGKIRFTPQMLFAIGFVSLFVTGGLTGLVLGNPAVDMYFHDTYFVVAHFHFVMGSASLFAIFAGLYHWFPKMFGRMLDERLGRLHFWLALPATYATFFPMHFAGIAGMVRRIYSTELYGFLGGLEGLNRFVSIAAFVMFAAHMVFVVNVVYSLVRGRRASENPWRATTLEWSVPSPPPHGNWGDREVEVHRWAYDYSVPGAPDDFVPQHVPAEVGVTARARS, encoded by the coding sequence ATGGCGGTCGTCCAACGGGTGGCCCACGAGACGGCCACGCACCACCACGAGCCGACGAGCTTCTGGCGCAAGTACGTCTTCAGCCTCGATCACAAGGTGATCGGGATCCAGTACCTGGCCACGTCTTTCTTGCTGGCGCTATTGGGCGGGCTGCTGGCCATGGGCATCCGCCTGGCCCTGGGCTGGCCGGGCCAGCGCTGGCCGCTGTTGGGGGCCCTCTTTCCCAGCGCCTTTCCCAACGGCGTGATAAGCCAGGGATTCTACCTCAATTTGGTGACCATGCACGGCACCATCATGATCTTCTTCGTCTTGAGCACGGCCCTGACGGGCGGCTTCGGCAACTACCTGATCCCGCTGCAGATCGGGGCCCGTGACATGGCCTTCCCGTTGCTCAACGCCCTCTCGTACTGGCTGTTTCCCATCGCTCTGATCCCGCTGCTGGCGACCTACTTCGTGCCGGGCGGTGGGCCGGTCAGCGGGTGGACGGCCTATGCCCCGCTGTCGGCGGTGCCGCAGGCGGCGCCCGGCTCGGGCGCAGGGCAGACGCTGTGGCTCATCAGCCTGGCCATCCTCATCGTCGCCTTCCTCTTCGGCTCGCTCAACTACATCACGACGGTGCTGCAGCTGCGGGCCCGGGGCATGTCGATGATGCGGCTGCCGTTGACGGTCTGGGCCATGTTCATCACGGCCATCATCTCGCTGCTGTCGTTCCCCGTGCTGCTGGCGGCGGCCATCATGCTCCTGTTCGACCGGCACGCGGGCACGTCGTTCTTCCTGCCGGCGGGCGCCGTCATCGGCGGGCGGGTCATCGAGGCCGGGGGCGGCGACCCGCTGCTGTGGCAGCACCTGTTCTGGTTCCTCGGGCACCCCGAGGTCTACATCCTCATCCTGCCGGCCATGGGCATGGTCTCCGACATCATCGCCAACAACGCGCGCAAGCCCATCTTCGGCTACCCGGTGATGGTGCTGAGCGTCGCGGCCATCGCCTTGTTGAGCTTCCTGGTCTGGGGCCACCACATGTTCGTCAGCGGCATGCACCCCATGCTGGGCACGGCCTTCATGATCACCACGCTCATCATCGCGGTGCCGTCGGCCATCAAGACCTTCAACTGGCTGGCGACCCTGTGGGGCGGCAAGATCCGCTTCACGCCGCAGATGCTGTTCGCCATCGGCTTCGTCTCGCTGTTCGTGACCGGCGGCTTGACGGGCCTGGTGCTGGGCAACCCGGCCGTCGACATGTACTTCCACGACACGTACTTCGTGGTGGCGCACTTCCACTTCGTGATGGGCAGCGCCTCGCTGTTCGCCATCTTCGCCGGGCTCTACCACTGGTTCCCCAAGATGTTCGGGCGCATGCTCGACGAGCGCTTGGGCCGGCTGCACTTCTGGCTGGCGCTGCCCGCCACCTACGCCACGTTCTTCCCGATGCACTTCGCCGGCATCGCGGGGATGGTACGGCGGATCTACTCGACGGAGCTCTACGGCTTCCTGGGCGGTCTGGAGGGGCTCAACCGGTTCGTCTCCATCGCCGCGTTCGTCATGTTCGCGGCCCACATGGTCTTCGTGGTCAACGTGGTCTACAGCCTGGTGCGGGGCCGGCGCGCCAGCGAGAATCCGTGGCGGGCCACCACGCTGGAGTGGAGCGTGCCGTCCCCGCCTCCGCATGGCAACTGGGGCGACCGCGAGGTGGAGGTGCACCGGTGGGCCTACGACTACAGCGTCCCCGGGGCGCCCGACGACTTCGTGCCCCAGCACGTGCCGGCCGAGGTCGGCGTAACGGCTCGAGCCCGATCGTGA
- a CDS encoding CoA-binding protein: MPDEALEILRSARTVAVVGLSPDPSRPSHTVASYLKRQGYRIIPVNPTVSEVLGEKSYPDLRSVPEPVDVVDVFRRPEYVPQIVEEAIAIGARALWLQEGVVHEQAAERARQAGLRVVMDRCMLKEHQRYRMAGEL, encoded by the coding sequence ATGCCCGACGAAGCGCTGGAGATCCTGCGAAGCGCCCGAACGGTGGCGGTGGTGGGACTGTCGCCGGATCCGTCCCGCCCCAGCCACACCGTGGCGAGCTACCTGAAGCGCCAGGGCTACCGCATCATCCCGGTGAACCCGACCGTCTCGGAAGTGCTCGGAGAGAAGAGCTACCCCGATCTCCGCTCCGTGCCCGAACCGGTCGACGTGGTGGACGTCTTCCGCCGCCCGGAATACGTCCCCCAGATCGTCGAGGAGGCCATCGCCATCGGAGCCAGGGCGCTCTGGCTGCAGGAAGGGGTCGTCCACGAGCAGGCCGCCGAGCGGGCCCGACAGGCCGGGCTGCGGGTCGTGATGGACCGCTGCATGCTGAAGGAGCATCAGCGCTACCGGATGGCCGGAGAGCTTTAG
- a CDS encoding TerC family protein produces MTGSIGSPALWIGFLALITVAIAFDLGVLHRKPHAMSFREALWMSLFWIGLALVFNAGVYVAFGAQAGLEFLTGYLIEKALSVDNLFVFLLIFSTFAVPAAYQHRILLWGILGAVVMRGFFILLGAWLLERFHWMIFVFGGFLVYTGVKILRHRDETPHPERNVLFRAFRRVVPAVTEPHGGGFVVRIDGRLYATPLLLVLVLVEATDVVFAVDSIPAIFAVTSDPFIVFSSNIFAILGLRALYFLLAGMMERFRYLKVGLSAVLVFVGAKMLVSDLYHVPVGWSLAVVASLLGVSVLTSVMRPEAAWRFVARRWPRVRETTAKDARRLGRRG; encoded by the coding sequence ATGACCGGCAGCATCGGCAGCCCCGCGCTCTGGATCGGGTTCCTGGCCTTGATCACCGTGGCCATCGCCTTCGACCTGGGGGTGTTGCACCGCAAGCCCCACGCCATGTCGTTCCGCGAGGCGCTCTGGATGAGCCTCTTCTGGATCGGGCTGGCCCTCGTCTTCAACGCCGGGGTCTACGTCGCCTTCGGCGCTCAGGCGGGACTGGAGTTTCTGACGGGCTACCTCATCGAGAAGGCCCTGAGCGTCGACAACCTCTTCGTCTTCCTGCTGATCTTCTCGACGTTCGCCGTGCCGGCAGCCTACCAGCACCGGATCCTGCTGTGGGGCATCCTGGGCGCCGTGGTCATGCGGGGCTTCTTCATCCTGCTGGGGGCGTGGTTATTGGAGCGCTTCCACTGGATGATCTTCGTCTTCGGGGGCTTCCTGGTCTACACCGGCGTCAAGATTCTGCGGCACCGTGACGAGACGCCGCACCCCGAGCGAAACGTGCTCTTCCGCGCCTTTCGCCGCGTGGTGCCGGCGGTCACGGAGCCCCACGGCGGGGGCTTTGTGGTGCGGATCGACGGGCGGCTATACGCCACCCCGCTGCTGCTGGTGCTGGTGCTGGTGGAGGCCACCGACGTCGTCTTCGCGGTGGACTCCATCCCCGCCATCTTCGCGGTGACCAGTGACCCCTTCATCGTCTTCTCGTCCAACATCTTCGCCATCCTGGGGCTTCGGGCGCTGTACTTCCTGCTGGCGGGGATGATGGAGCGCTTCCGCTACCTCAAGGTGGGGCTGAGCGCGGTGCTCGTCTTCGTGGGCGCCAAGATGCTGGTGAGCGACCTCTACCACGTCCCGGTAGGATGGTCGCTGGCGGTGGTGGCCAGCCTGCTGGGGGTCTCGGTGCTGACGTCTGTGATGCGACCAGAGGCGGCGTGGCGTTTTGTCGCCAGGAGGTGGCCCCGGGTCCGTGAGACGACGGCGAAAGATGCACGACGACTGGGACGAAGAGGATGA
- a CDS encoding LysM peptidoglycan-binding domain-containing protein: MATQRARPASAHEETSAGAVAAGRRAMAGGVAGVVLLLLLGSASLALGWWWTVSRSTEVASAMPAIQGRAELRRVAVQPGDTLWELAVRYGPSAADPRRLVQELTALNGLTPGQPLRPGSGLRLPSTWAEPARGEAAGVSRAVGPAAP; the protein is encoded by the coding sequence ATGGCGACGCAGCGAGCGAGGCCGGCATCAGCGCACGAGGAGACGTCCGCGGGCGCCGTCGCCGCCGGGCGACGAGCCATGGCCGGCGGTGTGGCGGGCGTCGTGCTGCTGCTCTTGCTGGGGTCGGCCTCGCTGGCTCTGGGATGGTGGTGGACCGTGAGCCGCTCCACCGAGGTGGCCAGCGCCATGCCGGCCATCCAGGGGCGGGCGGAGCTGCGCCGGGTGGCGGTGCAGCCGGGCGACACGCTGTGGGAGCTGGCCGTCCGCTACGGACCGTCGGCGGCCGATCCCCGCCGGCTGGTGCAGGAGCTGACGGCGCTCAACGGCCTGACGCCCGGCCAGCCGTTGCGACCGGGGTCGGGGCTGCGCCTGCCTTCGACGTGGGCCGAGCCGGCCCGAGGAGAGGCCGCGGGGGTCAGTAGGGCAGTCGGCCCAGCTGCTCCTTGA
- the coxB gene encoding cytochrome c oxidase subunit II: MATDVERAEQRPETLRGATVAALIWAVSLAAIAGTWVAARRWWFPELASQQGALVDRLFTTIFVIIAIVFVLVQATLGWVLWRYASRGAGHRAAPWHENPRLELAWTVIPAVILITLTVLGGSLWLRVHSAAPAGAMTVEVIAEQFGWRFHYPGPDGVLGSIDFRGDSRNAPLGLRADLAGAADDVVSRELYLVVDRPVRLLIRSKDVIHSFYVPHFRIKQDAVPGRTSPVVFTPTRTGTFPIVCAELCGVGHYVMAGTLKVVTADEFEAWLASQPTIGGVR; encoded by the coding sequence GTGGCGACGGACGTCGAGCGGGCGGAACAGCGCCCCGAGACCCTGCGAGGGGCCACCGTCGCCGCCTTGATCTGGGCGGTGTCGTTGGCCGCCATCGCGGGCACGTGGGTCGCGGCCCGGCGGTGGTGGTTTCCCGAGCTGGCCTCGCAGCAGGGGGCGCTGGTGGACCGGCTCTTCACCACCATCTTCGTCATCATCGCGATCGTCTTCGTCCTGGTGCAGGCCACCCTGGGGTGGGTGCTCTGGCGGTACGCCTCCCGTGGGGCAGGACATCGGGCCGCCCCGTGGCACGAGAATCCCCGCCTCGAGCTGGCCTGGACGGTGATCCCCGCCGTCATCCTCATCACGCTGACGGTACTGGGCGGCAGCCTCTGGCTACGGGTGCACTCGGCGGCACCGGCCGGCGCCATGACGGTGGAGGTCATCGCTGAACAGTTCGGCTGGCGATTCCACTATCCGGGGCCCGACGGCGTGCTGGGCTCCATCGACTTTCGCGGCGACAGCCGCAACGCGCCGCTGGGGCTGCGAGCCGACCTGGCGGGCGCCGCGGACGACGTCGTCAGCCGCGAGCTCTACCTGGTGGTGGATCGGCCGGTACGCCTGCTGATCCGCTCCAAGGACGTCATCCACAGCTTCTACGTGCCGCACTTCCGCATCAAGCAGGATGCGGTCCCGGGCCGTACCAGCCCCGTCGTCTTCACGCCGACGCGCACCGGGACCTTCCCCATCGTCTGCGCGGAGCTGTGCGGGGTGGGCCACTACGTGATGGCCGGTACGCTCAAGGTGGTCACGGCTGACGAGTTCGAGGCCTGGCTCGCCTCGCAGCCGACCATCGGCGGCGTGCGATAG
- a CDS encoding N-acetylmuramoyl-L-alanine amidase family protein, whose product MRTPRTGALDALYTPAWVGLMLVVVVLVLGARLVLGPPQGAGRAPAPRPPSVELVPRQPGGYGWSLAGRRIVLDPGHGGADAGAVGRAAMPEKAIALDTALRAAALLERAGARVVLTRRDDEAPGGTGQSSLVERVRLTRNTGADVMVSIHADASPDPSARGVTTYYYHPEAASLARAIQQELVARLGTVDRGVRSADFYVVRAAPVPAVLVELGFVTHPAEARSLSSAGYRQAAAEAIVDGLARYFASWGRP is encoded by the coding sequence GTGCGAACGCCGCGGACAGGAGCCCTCGACGCACTCTACACCCCGGCCTGGGTCGGGCTGATGCTGGTGGTCGTCGTGCTCGTGCTGGGCGCCCGGCTCGTGCTGGGGCCGCCGCAGGGCGCAGGACGGGCGCCGGCCCCTCGGCCCCCATCGGTGGAGCTGGTGCCGCGCCAGCCCGGTGGTTACGGCTGGAGCCTGGCGGGCCGGCGCATCGTGCTGGATCCCGGGCACGGCGGTGCCGATGCCGGCGCGGTGGGCCGGGCGGCCATGCCCGAGAAGGCCATCGCGCTCGACACGGCGCTGCGGGCCGCTGCGCTGCTGGAGCGTGCCGGAGCCCGGGTGGTGTTGACCCGACGGGACGACGAGGCGCCGGGCGGCACCGGTCAGTCCAGTCTCGTGGAGCGAGTGCGCCTGACGAGGAACACCGGGGCCGACGTGATGGTCAGCATCCATGCCGACGCCAGCCCGGATCCGAGCGCCCGTGGCGTCACCACCTACTACTACCACCCCGAGGCCGCGAGCCTGGCCCGCGCCATCCAGCAGGAGCTGGTGGCCCGGCTGGGCACGGTCGATCGCGGCGTGCGCTCGGCCGACTTCTACGTGGTACGGGCGGCTCCGGTGCCGGCGGTGCTGGTGGAGCTGGGCTTCGTCACGCACCCGGCCGAGGCCCGCTCGCTCAGCTCGGCCGGGTACCGCCAGGCGGCAGCCGAGGCCATCGTGGACGGACTGGCCCGCTACTTCGCCTCGTGGGGGCGCCCGTGA
- a CDS encoding cytochrome c oxidase subunit 3, which translates to MQATPTSATTERADWGGGVSPFRVTWSKLMMWLFLLSDTLTFGSLLVGYGYLRMSNPAWPRPDEVFNVGLVGFMTFVLICSSATMAMAVAAARRDAWPQAVRLLGLTVLGGLLFLGLQAYEWRHFIHEGARLSGNPWGVPLFSATFFVITGFHGLHVTAGVVYLTTVVLRALRRRYTADGVEVAGLYWHFVDLVWVFIFTLMYLI; encoded by the coding sequence GTGCAAGCGACGCCGACCTCGGCGACGACCGAGCGCGCCGACTGGGGCGGAGGGGTCTCGCCGTTTCGGGTCACCTGGTCCAAGCTGATGATGTGGCTCTTCCTGCTCTCCGACACCCTGACCTTCGGGAGCCTGCTGGTCGGCTACGGCTACCTGCGGATGAGCAACCCGGCCTGGCCCCGCCCCGACGAGGTCTTCAACGTGGGGCTGGTTGGCTTCATGACCTTCGTACTCATCTGCTCGAGTGCCACCATGGCCATGGCGGTGGCCGCCGCCCGGCGCGACGCGTGGCCACAGGCGGTGCGCCTGTTGGGCCTGACGGTCCTGGGCGGGCTGCTCTTCCTCGGGCTGCAGGCCTACGAGTGGCGCCACTTCATCCACGAGGGCGCGCGGCTGTCGGGCAACCCGTGGGGCGTGCCGCTGTTCAGCGCGACGTTCTTCGTCATCACGGGCTTCCACGGGCTGCACGTGACGGCCGGGGTCGTGTACCTGACGACCGTGGTGCTGCGCGCCCTGCGCCGGCGATACACCGCCGACGGCGTCGAGGTCGCGGGGCTCTACTGGCACTTCGTCGACCTGGTCTGGGTCTTCATCTTCACGCTGATGTACCTGATCTGA
- a CDS encoding cytochrome c oxidase subunit 3, with translation MPTLTHPRTDVRDRRETSGEPGWKGLPDGSSVPPVDGDEGGGGSGAEGAAYREATRTARVGAWVLVAAVTMLFVGFSSTYLVRRTGPGWVQGPMPPILYLNTAALVASSLWLERARRAGRQGRVVGLTRHLAAAGGAGLLFVVGQSMAWWQMAQDGLLPASGPHASFFYLLSGMHALHVLAGLVWLGIGWVRSRRVLSYAPVAPTVESGAIFWHFMGVLWLYLWFLLFGA, from the coding sequence ATGCCGACGTTGACGCATCCGAGGACGGACGTGCGCGACCGGCGCGAGACGTCCGGCGAGCCTGGATGGAAGGGGCTCCCGGACGGCAGCTCCGTGCCGCCGGTCGACGGCGACGAAGGGGGAGGAGGCTCCGGAGCGGAGGGCGCCGCCTATCGGGAGGCGACCCGGACGGCCCGGGTCGGGGCCTGGGTACTGGTGGCGGCGGTCACCATGCTCTTCGTGGGCTTCTCCAGCACCTACCTGGTGCGCCGCACCGGGCCGGGATGGGTGCAGGGCCCCATGCCGCCCATCCTCTACCTCAACACGGCGGCGCTGGTGGCCAGCAGCCTCTGGCTCGAGCGAGCCCGACGGGCGGGGCGCCAGGGGCGCGTCGTCGGCCTGACCCGCCATCTGGCGGCGGCCGGGGGGGCGGGCCTGCTCTTCGTGGTCGGGCAGAGCATGGCCTGGTGGCAGATGGCGCAGGACGGGCTGTTGCCGGCCAGCGGCCCTCACGCCTCCTTCTTCTACCTGCTGTCGGGGATGCACGCCCTGCACGTGCTGGCGGGGCTGGTCTGGCTCGGCATCGGTTGGGTCCGCAGCCGGCGCGTCCTCAGCTACGCCCCTGTGGCGCCCACGGTGGAGTCGGGGGCCATCTTCTGGCACTTCATGGGCGTGTTGTGGCTGTATCTGTGGTTCTTGCTCTTCGGGGCCTGA
- a CDS encoding cytochrome C oxidase subunit IV family protein, which translates to MNATHSNGRAMTAQEHDARAHAQGGYGIYWRTWVWLLVITLLEVGAASTGLPRPLMIGVLVVLSLMKAALIMAYFMHLRFERLQFVYAVLSPLIFVLILLAGVAPDALGRLG; encoded by the coding sequence GTGAACGCCACCCACTCCAACGGACGGGCCATGACGGCCCAGGAGCACGACGCCCGCGCGCACGCGCAGGGCGGCTACGGCATCTACTGGCGCACGTGGGTGTGGCTGCTCGTCATCACCCTGCTGGAGGTGGGAGCGGCCAGCACGGGGCTTCCCCGGCCCCTGATGATCGGGGTGCTGGTGGTGCTCTCGCTGATGAAGGCCGCCCTCATCATGGCCTACTTCATGCACCTGCGATTCGAGCGGCTGCAGTTCGTCTACGCGGTGTTGAGCCCGCTCATCTTCGTGCTGATCCTGCTGGCCGGGGTCGCCCCCGACGCGCTGGGCCGGCTCGGCTGA
- a CDS encoding alpha/beta hydrolase, with amino-acid sequence MPPRRASGYLTAADGCRLFWRGWFPVPPVRGQAVLVHGANEHSGRYEHVAAWLVGLGFEVRALDLRGHGRSAGLRGHVDRFEQYLEDLERLVESRESKAGGAGGPGGGPGILLIGHSMGGLIAFAYAAWRPERVGALVVSAPWFGLRMRLSALDRLLAPVGARLVPRLRRPAGIEPGHLSRDPRVARAYRDDPLVGTTVTARWFVECSRTAARARTQLAGQMRVPVLFLQGDADRIVDPGTTRAVFEAVPHPCKALRRYPEGYHELFNDLDQGRVLADVEAWLERLGLWPAAAQPRDAPSTGAGLTGATPASAPPA; translated from the coding sequence ATGCCGCCAAGACGGGCCAGCGGGTATCTGACCGCAGCGGACGGATGTCGCCTCTTCTGGCGGGGGTGGTTCCCCGTCCCACCCGTCCGGGGACAGGCGGTGCTCGTGCACGGCGCCAACGAGCACAGCGGGCGCTACGAGCACGTCGCCGCCTGGCTGGTGGGCCTGGGCTTCGAGGTGAGAGCCCTGGACCTGCGGGGCCACGGCCGGTCGGCGGGACTCCGGGGTCACGTGGACCGCTTCGAGCAGTACCTGGAGGATCTGGAGCGCTTGGTGGAGAGCCGGGAGTCGAAAGCGGGAGGGGCGGGCGGCCCGGGCGGCGGGCCGGGCATCCTGCTCATCGGTCACAGCATGGGCGGGCTGATCGCCTTCGCGTACGCGGCGTGGCGGCCCGAGCGGGTGGGAGCGCTGGTGGTGTCGGCGCCGTGGTTCGGTCTGCGCATGCGGCTCAGCGCCCTGGACCGGCTCCTTGCCCCGGTGGGAGCCCGGCTGGTGCCCCGCTTGCGCCGGCCGGCCGGCATCGAGCCGGGCCATCTGAGCCGGGATCCCCGGGTGGCGAGAGCGTACCGGGACGATCCCCTGGTGGGCACGACCGTGACGGCGCGGTGGTTCGTGGAGTGCAGTCGGACGGCGGCCCGAGCCCGCACGCAGTTGGCCGGGCAGATGCGGGTCCCCGTGCTCTTCTTGCAGGGCGACGCCGACCGGATCGTGGACCCCGGCACCACCCGGGCCGTCTTCGAGGCCGTGCCCCATCCGTGCAAAGCGCTGCGGCGCTACCCGGAGGGCTATCACGAGCTCTTCAACGACCTGGATCAGGGGCGGGTCCTGGCCGACGTCGAGGCCTGGCTCGAGAGGCTGGGGCTCTGGCCGGCGGCGGCCCAACCTAGGGACGCGCCATCCACGGGTGCGGGGCTGACGGGGGCAACACCGGCCAGCGCGCCTCCCGCATGA
- a CDS encoding phosphoribosyltransferase has protein sequence MGEAGAAPYDYAHRAGIHAVTWDEFERLCRQVAEALAPRQIDGLVGIARSGLIAATQVALSLRVDLYPVSLSRRRGDRVVERHPVWLQRPELTLAGLRIAVVDEMADTGETLAMAAQAVLDMGAASVVTAALAAHTWATPRPDVVALTTDALVIWPWGRYVLDGGRWLLHPEYAEALRLQGYDNPEAVIGDAQRPR, from the coding sequence TTGGGCGAAGCTGGGGCCGCGCCCTACGATTACGCCCATCGTGCGGGCATCCATGCGGTCACGTGGGACGAGTTCGAGCGCCTGTGCCGCCAGGTCGCGGAGGCGCTGGCACCACGGCAGATCGACGGCCTGGTGGGGATTGCTCGAAGCGGGTTGATAGCCGCCACGCAGGTCGCGCTGAGCCTGCGCGTCGACCTCTACCCCGTCAGCCTCTCCCGCAGAAGGGGGGACCGCGTCGTCGAACGTCACCCCGTGTGGCTGCAGCGGCCGGAGTTGACGCTGGCAGGCCTGCGCATCGCCGTCGTGGACGAGATGGCCGACACCGGCGAGACGCTGGCGATGGCCGCCCAGGCCGTCCTTGATATGGGAGCGGCCTCGGTGGTCACGGCGGCACTGGCAGCGCACACGTGGGCGACGCCGAGACCGGACGTCGTGGCGCTGACCACCGACGCCCTGGTCATCTGGCCGTGGGGCCGGTACGTCCTGGACGGCGGCCGGTGGCTCTTGCACCCGGAATACGCCGAGGCGCTGCGTCTGCAGGGATACGACAACCCTGAGGCCGTCATCGGGGACGCCCAGCGCCCTCGATGA
- a CDS encoding DUF420 domain-containing protein codes for MDVPLHPTLNALLNLASAVCLVAGYVSIRRRQVARHRAWMLGAFGASTAFLVSYLIYHARVGSVPFAGPDWARPVYFFFLITHSVLAALVLPMALATLYHALKGRYAPHRRIARWTWPIWMYVSVTGAAVVYVMLYILFPSHGAAP; via the coding sequence ATGGACGTCCCGCTGCACCCGACGCTCAACGCGCTCCTCAACCTGGCGTCGGCCGTCTGCCTGGTGGCCGGCTACGTCAGCATCCGGCGCCGTCAGGTGGCGCGTCATCGGGCCTGGATGCTGGGGGCCTTCGGCGCCTCGACGGCCTTCTTGGTTAGTTACCTGATCTACCACGCCAGGGTGGGCAGCGTGCCGTTCGCCGGGCCCGATTGGGCCCGGCCCGTCTACTTCTTCTTCTTGATCACCCACTCGGTGCTGGCCGCCCTGGTGCTGCCGATGGCTCTGGCGACGCTCTACCACGCGCTCAAGGGCCGCTACGCGCCCCACCGGCGCATCGCCCGCTGGACCTGGCCGATCTGGATGTACGTCTCGGTCACGGGCGCGGCCGTCGTCTACGTCATGCTCTACATCCTCTTCCCGTCGCACGGGGCCGCGCCGTAG
- a CDS encoding tyrosine-type recombinase/integrase, producing the protein MASKPLPPDGRPAPEAAPPSAGAYEPGQLDRESPGAAADPLLARYYRHLLVERGLSRRTARAYLGDLLLLQRFCEGQGRALAQADEYLLRAFLEYIYDQRQNQAPTRARKVSAIRGFYRFLVEERLLEASPAERLHSPKLPRRLPVFLTGDEAAALLDAAARAGTEPLRDRALVGMFLYTGCRLSELLALRLDDLDFAAGAVRLFGKGGKERLVPMREELAAMVHAYLPRRLELIRKAPRAAQDRLFVNRHGRPLTPSGVRFILRRIVTSLPQVRLSLSPHKLRHTVATLLLQADADLRTIQELLGHASLATTQRYTHVLNRRLKEQLGRLPY; encoded by the coding sequence TTGGCCAGCAAGCCCCTGCCACCGGACGGCCGGCCGGCGCCGGAGGCTGCACCCCCGTCCGCCGGCGCCTACGAGCCGGGCCAGCTCGACCGGGAGTCCCCGGGGGCAGCGGCGGACCCCCTGTTGGCGCGCTACTACCGGCATCTCCTGGTGGAGCGGGGGCTGAGCCGGCGCACCGCACGCGCCTACCTCGGCGACCTGCTCTTGCTCCAGCGATTCTGCGAGGGCCAGGGGCGCGCGCTGGCGCAAGCCGACGAGTACCTGCTGCGGGCCTTTCTCGAGTACATCTACGACCAGCGCCAGAACCAGGCGCCCACCCGGGCCCGCAAGGTGAGCGCCATCCGGGGCTTCTATCGCTTCCTGGTGGAGGAGCGCCTCCTGGAGGCGAGCCCGGCCGAGCGCCTGCACAGCCCCAAGCTCCCCCGCCGCCTGCCCGTCTTCCTCACCGGTGACGAGGCGGCCGCCTTGCTCGACGCCGCCGCCCGAGCCGGTACGGAGCCGCTGCGGGACCGGGCTCTGGTCGGCATGTTTCTCTATACCGGATGCCGGCTGAGCGAGCTGCTGGCCCTGAGGCTCGACGACCTCGACTTCGCCGCCGGGGCCGTCCGCCTCTTCGGCAAGGGGGGCAAGGAGCGGCTCGTGCCCATGCGCGAGGAGCTCGCGGCCATGGTGCACGCCTACCTGCCCCGTCGCCTGGAGCTCATCCGCAAAGCCCCGCGAGCCGCCCAGGACCGTCTCTTCGTCAACCGGCACGGTCGCCCCCTGACGCCGTCCGGGGTGCGGTTTATCCTGCGGCGCATCGTGACCAGCCTGCCCCAGGTGCGCCTCTCCCTGTCGCCGCACAAGCTGCGCCACACCGTCGCCACCCTGCTCCTGCAGGCCGACGCCGACCTGCGCACCATCCAGGAGCTGCTGGGCCATGCCTCCCTGGCCACGACCCAGCGCTACACCCACGTCCTCAACCGCCGGCTCAAGGAGCAGCTGGGCCGACTGCCCTACTGA